The following proteins are co-located in the Neisseria sp. Marseille-Q6792 genome:
- a CDS encoding DegQ family serine endoprotease → MFKKYQYLALAALCAASLAGCDKAGSFFGADKKEASFVERIEHTKDDGSVSMLLPDFAQLVQSEGPAVVNIQAAPAPRTQNGSGNAENDSDPIADNDPFYEFFKRLVPNMPEIPQEEADDGGLNFGSGFIISKDGYILTNTHVVTGMGSIKVLLNDKREYTAKLIGSDVQSDVALLKIDATEELPVVKIGNPKDLKPGEWVAAIGAPFGFDNSVTSGIVSAKGRSLPNESYTPFIQTDVAINPGNSGGPLFNLKGQVVGINSQIYSRSGGFMGISFAIPIDVAMNVAEQLKNTGKVQRGQLGVIIQEVSYGLAQSFGLDKASGALITKILPGSPAERAGLQAGDIIRSLNGEEIRSSGDLPVMVGAITPGKEVSLGVWRKGEEITIKVKLGNAAEHTGASSKTDEAPYTEQQSGTFSVESAGITLQTHTDSSGGHLVVVRVSDAAERAGLRRGDEILAVGQVPVNDEDGFRKAMDKAGKNVPLLVMRRGNTLFIALNLQ, encoded by the coding sequence AGGCAGGCAGCTTTTTCGGTGCGGACAAAAAAGAAGCATCCTTCGTAGAACGCATCGAACACACCAAAGACGACGGCAGCGTCAGTATGCTGCTGCCCGACTTTGCCCAACTGGTTCAAAGTGAAGGTCCGGCAGTCGTCAATATTCAGGCAGCCCCCGCCCCGCGCACCCAAAACGGCAGCGGCAATGCCGAAAACGATTCCGACCCGATTGCCGACAACGACCCGTTCTACGAATTTTTCAAACGCCTCGTCCCGAATATGCCCGAAATCCCCCAAGAAGAAGCAGATGACGGTGGATTGAACTTCGGCTCCGGCTTCATCATCAGCAAAGACGGCTACATCCTGACCAATACGCACGTCGTTACCGGCATGGGCAGCATCAAAGTCCTGCTTAACGACAAGCGCGAATATACCGCCAAGCTCATCGGCTCGGATGTCCAATCCGATGTCGCCCTTCTGAAAATCGATGCAACGGAAGAGCTGCCCGTCGTCAAAATCGGCAATCCCAAAGATTTGAAACCCGGCGAATGGGTAGCCGCCATCGGCGCACCCTTCGGCTTCGACAACAGCGTTACCTCCGGCATCGTCTCCGCCAAAGGCAGAAGCCTGCCCAACGAAAGCTACACACCCTTCATCCAAACCGATGTCGCCATCAATCCGGGCAACTCCGGTGGCCCGCTGTTCAACCTGAAAGGACAGGTCGTCGGCATCAACTCGCAAATATACAGCCGCAGCGGCGGATTTATGGGCATTTCCTTCGCCATCCCGATTGACGTTGCCATGAATGTTGCCGAACAACTGAAAAACACCGGCAAAGTCCAACGCGGGCAACTGGGCGTGATTATTCAAGAAGTATCCTACGGTTTGGCACAGTCCTTCGGTCTGGATAAAGCCAGCGGCGCATTGATTACCAAAATCCTTCCCGGCAGCCCCGCAGAACGTGCAGGCTTGCAGGCAGGCGACATCATACGCAGTCTCAACGGAGAAGAAATACGTTCTTCTGGAGACCTTCCCGTTATGGTCGGTGCCATTACACCAGGAAAAGAAGTCAGCCTCGGCGTATGGCGCAAAGGCGAAGAAATTACAATTAAAGTCAAGCTGGGCAACGCCGCCGAGCATACCGGCGCATCATCCAAAACAGATGAAGCCCCCTACACCGAACAGCAATCCGGTACGTTCTCGGTCGAATCCGCAGGCATTACCCTTCAGACACATACCGACAGCAGCGGCGGACACCTCGTCGTCGTACGGGTTTCCGACGCGGCAGAACGCGCAGGCTTGAGGCGCGGCGACGAAATTCTTGCCGTCGGGCAAGTCCCCGTCAATGACGAAGACGGTTTCCGTAAAGCTATGGACAAGGCAGGCAAAAACGTCCCCCTGCTGGTCATGCGCCGTGGCAACACGCTGTTTATCGCATTAAACCTGCAATAA
- a CDS encoding Na+/H+ antiporter NhaC family protein, protein MQLIDYSHSFFSVVPPFLALTLAVITRRVLLSLGIGILVGVAFLVGGNPVDGLTHLKDMVVGLAWADGDWSLGKPKILVFLILLGIFTSLLTYSGSNQAFADWAKRHIKGRRGAKMLTACLVFVTFIDDYFHSLAVGAIARPVTDKFKVSRAKLAYILDSTAAPMCVLMPVSSWGASIIATLAGLLVTYKITEYTPMGTFVAMSLMNYYALFALIMVFVVAWFSFDIGSMARFEQAALNETHDETAVSDGSRGRVYALIIPVLALIASTVSAMIYTGAQASETFSILGAFENTDVNTSLVFGGTCGVLAVVFCTFGTIKTADYPKAVWQGAKSMFGAIAILILAWLISTVVGEMHTGDYLSTLVAGNIHPGFLPVILFLLASIMAFATGTSWGTFGIMLPIAAAMAVKVEPALIIPCMSAVMAGAVCGDHCSPISDTTILSSTGARCNHIDHVTSQLPYALTVAAAAAAGYLALGLTKSALLGFGTTGIVLAVLIFLLKDKKRTNA, encoded by the coding sequence ATGCAGCTGATCGACTATTCACATTCATTTTTCTCGGTTGTGCCACCCTTTTTGGCACTGACACTTGCCGTCATTACTCGCCGCGTACTGCTGTCTTTAGGCATCGGAATTTTGGTCGGCGTTGCCTTTTTGGTCGGCGGCAACCCCGTCGACGGTCTGACACACCTGAAAGACATGGTCGTCGGCTTGGCTTGGGCAGACGGCGATTGGTCGCTGGGCAAACCAAAAATCTTGGTTTTCCTGATACTTTTGGGCATTTTCACTTCCCTGCTGACCTACTCCGGCAGCAATCAGGCGTTTGCCGACTGGGCAAAACGGCACATCAAAGGCCGGCGCGGCGCGAAAATGCTGACCGCCTGCCTTGTGTTCGTAACCTTTATCGACGACTATTTCCACAGCCTCGCCGTCGGTGCGATTGCCCGCCCCGTTACCGACAAGTTTAAAGTTTCCCGCGCCAAACTCGCCTACATCCTCGACTCCACTGCCGCGCCTATGTGCGTGCTGATGCCCGTTTCAAGTTGGGGCGCGTCGATTATCGCGACACTTGCCGGATTGCTCGTTACCTACAAAATCACCGAATACACGCCGATGGGGACATTTGTCGCCATGAGCCTGATGAACTATTACGCGCTGTTTGCCCTGATTATGGTGTTCGTCGTCGCATGGTTTTCCTTCGACATCGGCTCGATGGCACGTTTCGAACAGGCCGCTTTGAACGAAACCCATGATGAAACCGCCGTTTCAGACGGCAGCCGGGGCAGGGTTTACGCATTGATTATTCCCGTTTTGGCCTTAATCGCCTCCACCGTATCCGCCATGATCTATACCGGCGCACAGGCAAGCGAAACCTTCAGCATTTTGGGGGCATTTGAAAATACGGACGTAAACACTTCGCTGGTATTCGGCGGCACTTGCGGCGTGCTTGCCGTCGTCTTTTGCACGTTCGGCACAATTAAAACCGCCGATTATCCCAAAGCCGTTTGGCAGGGTGCGAAATCTATGTTCGGCGCAATCGCCATTTTAATCCTCGCCTGGCTCATCAGTACGGTTGTCGGCGAAATGCACACCGGCGATTACCTCTCCACACTGGTTGCGGGCAACATCCATCCCGGCTTCCTGCCCGTCATCCTCTTCCTGCTCGCCAGCATAATGGCGTTTGCCACCGGCACAAGCTGGGGGACGTTCGGCATTATGCTGCCGATTGCCGCCGCCATGGCGGTCAAAGTCGAGCCCGCGCTGATTATCCCGTGTATGTCCGCAGTAATGGCGGGCGCAGTATGCGGCGACCACTGTTCGCCCATCTCCGACACGACCATCCTGTCTTCCACCGGCGCGCGCTGCAACCATATCGACCACGTTACCTCGCAACTGCCTTATGCCCTGACGGTTGCCGCCGCAGCCGCAGCCGGTTACCTCGCATTGGGTCTGACAAAATCCGCGCTGTTGGGCTTTGGCACGACCGGCATTGTATTGGCGGTGCTGATTTTTCTGTTGAAAGACAAAAAACGCACCAACGCCTGA